The window CTGGACATACAGAAGCATCAGTTGATCTGGCTATGCTGGCTGGATTACCCCCTGTTGGTGTTCTATGTGAGATTGTTGATGAAGATGATGGTTCCATGGCTCGTCTACCAAAGCTACGTGAATTTGCCAAGAAAGAGAATTTAAAGATAATCACAATTGCTGATTTGATCAGGTATGTCTCTGCTTGTCTCATGCAAGATATCATCATTATTACCAAGGGAATTGCACTTGCTGGAACATTCCAATTACATAGATTACTATGTTTGCATTTTAGGTCAATGTTGGTTATGAATTGGCATTCATACTATGCTGTCATGCTGTGCAGGCACATGCCATACTGATCCATATTGCCTATTATGTATCAACATGGCCTATTGTTTACTGGCCATGACGTGCCCTGAAAGTTTGCCCATCCAATAGCATAAATTTCTGTAATCTTTACTCTCTTAGAACAGATTGGAGATGAATTGGCATGTTTGATTACTGCAACCATTTGTGTTTGTAATGTGACTGCAGTTGCTTCAACATTCTTTGTTATCCTCATATTAGTTTTTTATATTAGATCTTGTGATTTACTTTTAGTTCTGACCATGAGATGGTATCACAGATATCGGAGAAAAAGAGACAAGTTGGTTGAACGTGCTTCTGTTGCACGCTTACCTTTAAAGTGGGGCTCTGTTCAAGCGTACTGCTATCGGTCACTACTCGACGGAATGGAGCATATTGCCATGGTTAAAGTAAGAATTCTTTGTGAAAAAACCTTAGCACTGTACACTATTATGCCTCTTGCTGCTTTTTGATCATTAAAATGGATTAGTTATGAACTTCTTGAGCATTCAGATCATATTGAACTGTCTAGCTTGCTTGTAAAACATAACGTTTCCAACATTAGTTTTGGCATTCAAATACTTCTTTTCCAATTTAAACAGGGGGATATTGGGGATGGCCAAGATATCCTTGTGAGGGTGCATTCTGAGTGCCTCACTGGCGACATATTTGGATCAGCTAGATGTGACTGTGGTGATCAGCTTGCATTGGCTATGGAAATGATTGAAAGGGCTGGCAGGGGTGTGCTAGTTTACCTTCGTGGACATGAAGGAAGGGGTATTGGCCTTGGCCACAAGCTTCGTGCTTACAACCTACAAGATGATGGACGGGACACCGTGGAAGCTAACGAGGAACTAGGATTGCCTGTCGATTCACGGGAATATGGTATTGGTGCACAGGTGAGATGTGAAAACTGGGCCAAGCCTTCCTGCTGTGATAGTATTTTTGATGGTAACATCGATCTTAACAATCTGGAAAAAGCAATAGTGGTTTAGTTACATGCCACATTGATTACTTCACAATTACTATATAAGTTCTACCATTATATGCTATATTATATGCTATGATTGCATGGACAGCATGTGCATTCCTTGCATTCTTCTTACATTGTTTTTATAATATTGCATACACCCATCTCTGCTCTTTAATTCGCCTCCATGGGACCTGTCTTTTACATCTTTCAACATTTAGGTTTAGGTGTACATTAAATGAATTATTTTGCATTATATACTGATTTCTTTGGTTTCAACTTTCACATTTGTTTCTGTTTCTGCAGATATTAAGAGACCTAGGTGTTCGATCAATGAAATTGATGACGAACAACCCTGCCAAGTATGGTGGACTCAAAGGTTACGGATTGAGCATTGCAGGCAGAGTTCCCTTGCTTACACCAATCACCAAGGAGAATAAAAGATACTTGGAGACAAAAAGAGCAAAAATGGGACACGATTATGGATCTGCTGAATTCAATGATCATCTAACTAGTTTCATCCAAAGAAATGGAACTGGCAAACAGCATCAGGCCATTTGATGCAGGAGTTGGTAGTGAATTTTGAGTCACAAGTTCATGCTCAGGCTCAAACTCAAATTATAGTTTGCAACCGTCATTGATGAAGCTCACCGAGGCATCTGCTTCTGAGCTATTCTTTTAACCTCTCTCTGGCTGTCTGATGtactaaaattatagttttgtacTTGAGATTCAATAAGAAATTATTTTGTTTTCTCATTTCTTGATATCCCCTCTACGGCAGTCGTCGTTCTTTAAATGCAAGCAGGTGAACCGATGAGAAACCCCTGCCACTGCCCAAGAGAAGAAATTCCACATGCAGGTGACATGTAGTTATTTTGGTGTCAAAAAAACTTAATTCTAGGTAAATTAAGAATTAAATTGAAcatattattaaaaatacaaaATCACCATACCCTGGAAATCAATGCGGATAATAATTGCTTAGCTGTAGAAAGATGGATTACAAGATAATAATTGCTGGCAACTAACTTCAAAAAGGATCAATGCGGATAAACCTGGTAATTCTTTATAAGGGCATGTCAGCTTCGACACAAGCTAGAGATTTTACCCTCATCATATATGACAAATTATGATAAGACACTAGCTGGGAGCCCATTGGATCTTTCGTCACAATGCAGTGTAAGTAGGCTCGTCACTCGTGTATAATTTCTACAAACCTGAAAAGAACAGTACATGACTTTCAGCAGTCAATTCTGTTGTTATCTGTCAAGGTGAGGCAATTCATGGTGTGATTAGATCAAAGGCAAAAACTAAAAAGATCCATATGAACAGGCTTCTAGTTAAAGATTCTTAAAGACCATGGTAATTGGATCATCTTTTCGAAGCTAGCCCATACATTTAGCTTCTAAGAAACCATGAATTTTAACACTACAGCTTCAAATTCAGGAATCAAAGCACAATCCCGATGTATTGTGCTTTTACCCAGTATATCCTTTGATAAGATCTGGGCAGCCCATTGCAGGAGGCTGCTTCTGCCAATGAAGGATTTGCGAAGGGTCAATACATACATCTTATACTTTTGCATGTAGAGATGATATTTTCATAACCTGAACCTTTGTCGCCCAAATTGTTAAGAAACAATCTTGAAGTGGCTTGCGTTGGGTGGACtttttatgtttttgttgtttTATGTTGTCATGTTGTGGTAGTCAGGTTCAAGTGGCACGATAGATAATTTTAACAAATGTATACAGGCAAACGAAGAATACTCAGCATTAACAAAGTTTATGAACTTTTTGAATGCTTCAGAGACACAATATAGAATAATCAGCACTAACATTAATTTTATGAATATTTAGTAGGCTAACCTCAGGAATAAGAGCTGCGATGAAACGAGCAGTCCGTAGGTGCGTGGCTACATACAGAGGAGCACAACAAATATATGTTTAAAGCATTTTACTGTAGATTACATCTAGGAATGGAATagctgaaaaagaaaaaaaaaaaaattcctgcAGAATACAATGTAGAAAAAGTGAAAATTGAACCTTGAGTTCCAACAGGCATAAAAACTGTAGAAtacaatgttgaattttcctatcACCTGGAATACAGAATATTCATCGAAGGGCGAGTATCAAGAAAACACAAAGGCAATGACACTCcatatttaataataaatcaaCAGAAGATAATATGCTGGAAGAAGAGTGCGATATAGGATTTCGAAGAGTTTTCTGTACTCTAACTAGGTTCATAGAATTGCTCCATCAGTTCTACTGTTaacaaccttttttttttgtaatagttAAGTTCCAATATTAGGAACTTCAATTTTGTTCCCCTGTAATCCTCGAATAACTAAAAGGATGGGCCAACATATAAGGGCTCCCACAATTCTAGCCAAAAAAATATACTCTAGCACATAAAGAATAGAGATCAACCCTGTCGAACCTACCATCATAAACACAACTagttatatttcatatgtcaattaTACAGCCCAAGATATCAAATATTGGTACGATCGAAATGGACCAGTCAGACTGGTATGTATCGATCAGACTAAGGACCGACGCGGAATAGTATTGCTCGGCACCAACGCCGAATAACCATGAACAAGATTAACAGGAGATTTGCACttttaaaaaagaataaaaaaaacaggAGATTCGACCTCTATGCAATCAATAATCAATCAATTTCACCCAAAAGAGTAACATTATGCCCATATCATCATCGTTTATTATATCAGAAGAAATTGGAAGAAGATCATAAAGAAACAAATATGACAGAGAGATGATTCCCTACCTCGAACTCAAGTGCCATTTTCAGAAAACACGCACAAAAGGGCTTCACCCTGCAAATAGAACTCGATGTAGTTAGCTCATATAGATGCATCCAGAGGAGCAGCTTATTGTTACAGTATAAAAGAAACCAAATACGAACCAACATGTCATCGTATTTGTTCACATCTTGAACCAACCTTTTTCATTTAAAGAAGTCACCACCACGGCCAGGATTAAGGCGGTTTGTTTCAGCGACCAAGAAGAACAGGCAGATCAAGATTTACTTTCGTTGGCATTGTGGAGGTAGAACAAAAGGATACAAATATACCAACATCCCACTGCCGAAAAGAAGCAAAAGAAACAGGGTTTTGAATTACTTCTTTTATCAAGAATGTCAATTCACAGCTACGGACACAATTACGGACCTATCAAGAATCAAAATAGCGAAGAAAACATAAAAGTCCTAACGACAGAATCATTTTCTTGAAACATCATCAAGGAACGAAGCATCTAATACGACTATTAGAGAGGATGGAGAGAGAAAGGGAACCAAAACCTAGATCGCGATCTCCGCCCTGGGAGTCAGACGCCGAAACGCCTCAGGCGGCTATCTCCCCGTCCGCATACACGGAAGGAAGGGCTTTGGACTTCCGGAGTCGCTCGTGACGTGCAAGGCGAGGAAGGACTGTTGTCGAGACAGCGGCACCGTTTATTCACAGAATGACCTGATCTTGGCCGTTCAAAAGGTCGGCGTACCTATCTATATCTGGCAGTTGTCACCATTCGTCTTAAGATGAATCGGTTTTGATGGAGTCTCTTGCGGCGCGAAAGGAGTCGATGTTTACGAGACGGTGGCTCCCACTGTATTCATGGAATGATGCGATCTTAGCCGTTCAAAAGATCAGCGGACCTATATACGGCAGTTGATACCGTCCGTCTTAAGATGAGCGGTTATGATTGACGGTTCAGGATTCTACACATGGGCCGGACTGAGTTGTCACTTCCATCTGCCTCGATGACTCTTCTTGTCGGATCAATCGAATTGTGCCGCTAATGTGTAGAAGATACATTCGATGAGGGAAAAGAAAATGATCATAGTCAGTATTATTATAATAAGAGGTGCAAGAGAAAATATTTTGTTTATGctgtaaaatattattatgagCCAAACCTactatataaatttattaatttattattatcaagATTAATTACTACTTATCCATGACTCTACTTCTCATCTTAGTTCTAAATATTCCACATGCAGTTTTTCCATTTTCATTTGCTCCATTTGTCATATGAAACAAGTTAGCTTGTTCTACCACAATTACCTGAGAAATCGCAAAATATAAACTGATATATTTGAATTGGATTCATATGATTCAAAAGAGGGTGTGCAAGCAACTCTGGAACAAAAGGATTACCAATGGTACAAAACTTCACGGATGCTAATTTTATACTCTGAGCAGCATACTTGTTATGCTGCAACCAAAATAATCTTGGTGTGACGATTCATGTATATTGACGAATGTCTATGTTGCATACGAGGCTAATTTGTTTCTGTTAAGCCTCTCATCTATCATAATCCTTTTAGCTAATCCTCTGTTATTACGGAGCACAGCCGGTCGACACGTCAATACCAGCAACCTCCATCGCATTGCAAACCCACTCTGGGATATCACCCTTAGGGAACTGTAAGAAATTGTGTGAAAATTAATCTAAAACCCTCTAAATAACAGACATTAATACCATTAAGAttggtcataatttaaaaattatttggtTTGTGTTTTGCAAAACACAAACCTGCACACGTAAAAAACCCTGTACAAACCTGTAGAGGAGAATATAAAAAATCGTTAAATATCGATATAGTGTTTTTTGGTGCAAAAAACTTAATTCTAGgttaattaagaataaattagacattattaaaaatataaaattatcatactCTGGAAATCGCCCCTCGACTATTGATGTGTGAAGGTCCTTGCTTAGCTGCAGAAAGATTGGTTACAAGATAATAATCACTGGCAATTAACTTCAAAAAGGATGAATGCAGATAAACCTGGTAATTCTTTTAATGCAATAAATATTCATATATGATCACAAGCATATCTCAGCTTCGAGACAAGCTAGAGATTTTACCCTCATCATATATGACAAATTATGATAAGACACTAGCTGGGAACCCATTGGATCTTTCGTGACAATGCAGTGTAAGTAGGCTCGTGTATAATTTCTACAAACCTGCAAAGAACTGTATGACTTTCAGCAGTCAATTCTGTTGTGCAATCATTTTTGCCTTTAAATGTCAAGGTGAGGTAAAGTCTTACCATACACAAACATGTCGGATCAATAGGACGTTCATCATTGGCCATGGCCTGATTTTTCAACTTCAAGAGACCCTGGATAGGAAAATAGACTAGTTAAACGACTCTTAATTACCATGATGATCGGATCATCTTTTTGAAGCTAACCCATACGTTTAGCTTCCAAGAGACCATGAATTTTAACACAACAGCTTCACATTCAGGAGTCAAAAGCACAATCCCAATGTAGTGTACCCATTGCATGAGGCTTCTGCCACTGAAGGATTTGCAAATGGTCAATATATACAGCTTTCACTTCGCAAATGGTCAATAACCAAGGCCGGCCCTTTAACCATCTCCAGTTTTTCAGGTTCATGTCTTGGGTGGACTTTGTGTTTTTGTTGTTTTATGTCCCAAAAAATGAGTGATTTTTAGGTTTGAATGAAATTTCCTAATTTCCTAGTCCATACATAATATGGCCTTAAAC of the Musa acuminata AAA Group cultivar baxijiao chromosome BXJ2-10, Cavendish_Baxijiao_AAA, whole genome shotgun sequence genome contains:
- the LOC103969149 gene encoding probable bifunctional riboflavin biosynthesis protein RIBA 1, chloroplastic, with amino-acid sequence MASLASSSSVTRLCRSQVHCSPRGSSCFKNLRRLYHNSFAVNQRTSNLTSTGSRKAACYALKTDGEFATVPISSEGEMLPDIDQDNAIVTSMLQSDAVALGTIAADMAAVIDDFSIDNGELDLDCPTEGFSSISEAIEDIRQGKFVIVVDDEDRENEGDLIMAAPLVNPEAMAFIVKHGTGIVCVSMKAEDLERLELPLMVSNKENEEKLCTAFTVSVDAKEGTTTGVSASDRAKTVMMLASPDSKPEDFNRPGHIFPLKYREGGVLKRAGHTEASVDLAMLAGLPPVGVLCEIVDEDDGSMARLPKLREFAKKENLKIITIADLIRYRRKRDKLVERASVARLPLKWGSVQAYCYRSLLDGMEHIAMVKGDIGDGQDILVRVHSECLTGDIFGSARCDCGDQLALAMEMIERAGRGVLVYLRGHEGRGIGLGHKLRAYNLQDDGRDTVEANEELGLPVDSREYGIGAQILRDLGVRSMKLMTNNPAKYGGLKGYGLSIAGRVPLLTPITKENKRYLETKRAKMGHDYGSAEFNDHLTSFIQRNGTGKQHQAI